In Miniphocaeibacter halophilus, the following proteins share a genomic window:
- the pyrH gene encoding UMP kinase has protein sequence MNLAYKRAIIKLSGEALSGGKGHGLDDDVIDDICKSIKEVHNLGLELAIVVGGGNFWRGRSSEKIDRSTSDSMGMLGTVINALRLQASLENLGVDTRVQTAIEMKAVAEPYIRRRAIRHIEKNRVVIFGAGAGLPYFSTDTTAALRAAEINADVILLGKTGTDGIYNKDPNKYDDAIKYDELSYIDILNQGLGIMDSTATSLCMDNNIPVVVFGIDDPNNLIKVACGDNIGTKVKGD, from the coding sequence TTGAATTTAGCCTATAAAAGAGCAATAATAAAATTAAGTGGAGAAGCCCTTTCAGGTGGTAAAGGTCATGGACTAGATGACGATGTTATAGATGATATTTGTAAATCTATAAAAGAAGTTCATAATTTAGGTCTAGAACTAGCAATAGTAGTTGGTGGAGGAAATTTTTGGAGAGGACGTTCCTCTGAAAAAATAGATAGATCTACATCTGACAGTATGGGGATGTTAGGTACAGTAATTAACGCATTGAGATTACAAGCTTCACTTGAAAATTTAGGAGTAGATACTAGAGTACAAACTGCAATAGAAATGAAAGCAGTAGCCGAACCATATATAAGAAGAAGAGCCATTAGGCATATTGAAAAAAATAGAGTAGTAATCTTTGGTGCCGGTGCCGGTTTACCATATTTTTCAACAGATACAACAGCAGCTTTAAGAGCTGCAGAAATTAATGCAGATGTAATTTTATTAGGTAAAACAGGAACAGACGGAATTTATAATAAAGATCCTAATAAATATGATGATGCTATTAAATATGATGAATTATCATATATAGATATATTAAATCAAGGTTTAGGTATAATGGATTCAACAGCCACATCTCTATGTATGGATAATAATATACCAGTGGTTGTTTTTGGAATTGATGATCCAAATAATTTAATAAAGGTAGCTTGTGGAGATAATATTGGAACTAAGGTGAAAGGAGACTAA
- the tsf gene encoding translation elongation factor Ts, with translation MAITATMVKELRDKTGAGMMDAKKALQEANEDMEKAMEILREKGLAGASKKAGRIASEGLVEAYIHGGRIAALVEVNSETDFVAKNEEFKQFVKDIAMQVAASSPKYVSREDVPAEEVAKEKEFLIHQAMNENAAKGMDPEKSKMIAEKKVEGRMGKFYEEICLLDQAYIKDPSINVQTLLNNLISKIGENIKIRRFVRYEVGEGLEKREEDFAEEVAKQMGN, from the coding sequence ATGGCTATAACAGCTACAATGGTTAAAGAATTACGTGATAAAACTGGTGCTGGTATGATGGATGCTAAAAAGGCTTTACAAGAAGCTAATGAAGACATGGAAAAAGCAATGGAAATTTTAAGAGAAAAGGGACTTGCTGGTGCTTCTAAAAAAGCTGGTAGAATTGCTTCTGAAGGTTTAGTTGAAGCATATATACATGGTGGTAGAATTGCAGCCTTAGTAGAAGTGAATTCTGAAACTGATTTCGTTGCTAAAAATGAAGAATTTAAACAATTTGTTAAAGATATTGCTATGCAAGTTGCTGCTTCATCTCCAAAATACGTTTCAAGAGAAGATGTTCCTGCAGAAGAAGTTGCTAAAGAAAAAGAATTTTTAATTCATCAAGCAATGAACGAAAATGCTGCTAAAGGAATGGATCCTGAAAAATCAAAAATGATTGCAGAGAAAAAGGTAGAAGGTAGAATGGGTAAATTCTATGAAGAAATTTGTCTATTAGACCAAGCATACATTAAAGATCCTAGCATAAATGTTCAAACTCTTTTAAATAACCTAATTTCAAAAATTGGAGAAAATATTAAAATCCGTAGATTTGTAAGATATGAAGTTGGAGAAGGATTAGAAAAAAGAGAAGAGGACTTTGCAGAAGAAGTTGCTAAACAAATGGGTAACTAG